From a region of the Solanum stenotomum isolate F172 chromosome 2, ASM1918654v1, whole genome shotgun sequence genome:
- the LOC125856926 gene encoding inositol monophosphatase 1 has translation MAQNGSLEEFLAVAVDAAKRAGEIIRKGFHETKHVVHKGQVDLVTETDKACEDLIFNHLKQHFPSHKFIGEETAAATGDFELTDEPTWIVDPVDGTTNFVHGFPSVCVSIGLTIGKIPTVGVVYDPIIDELFTGIDGKGAFLNGKPIKVSSQSELVKSLLGTEVGTTRDNLTVEATTRRINNLLFKVRSLRMCGSCALDLCWVACGRLELFYLIRFGGPWDVAGGAVIVKEAGGVLFDPSGSEFDITSQRVAATNPHLKEAFIEALQLSE, from the exons ATGGCTCAAAATG gtTCACTAGAAGAATTCTTGGCTGTTGCAGTTGATGCAGCTAAAAGAGCTGGAGAG ATAATCCGCAAAGGATTTCATGAGACTAAGCATGTGGTGCACAAAGGCcag GTGGATTTAGTCACGGAGACCGACAAGGCATGTGAAGATCTCATATTCAATCATCTCAAGCAACATTTTCCGAGTCACAAG TTCATAGGCGAAGAAACAGCGGCTGCTACTGGAGATTTTGAGTTAACTGATGAACCGACTTGGATAGTTGATCCGGTTGATGGCACAACTAATTTTGTGCATGG GTTTCCGTCTGTCTGTGTCTCGATTGGTCTCACAATTGGGAAGATTCCAACAGTTGGCGTTGTCTACGACCCAATTATCGACGAG CTTTTCACTGGAATTGACGGGAAAGGTGCGTTTCTTAATGGGAAGCCTATCAAAG TATCTTCTCAGTCCGAACTTGTGAAGTCCCTCCTTGGCACAGAG GTTGGAACTACGCGGGATAACTTGACTGTAGAAGCTACAACGAGGAGAATCAATAACCTGCTTTTCAAG GTTAGATCCCTCCGAATGTGTGGTTCGTGTGCACTTGATCTCTGTTGGGTGGCATGTGGAAGGCTTGAACTCTTCTATTTAATTAGATTCGGAGGCCCTTG GGACGTGGCTGGTGGTGCTGTAATAGTGAAGGAAGCTGGAGGCGTCCTGTTTGATCC ATCTGGTTCGGAATTTGACATCACATCACAACGTGTAGCTGCCACGAACCCTCATCTCAAGGAAGCGTTTATCGAGGCCTTGCAGCTATCTGAATGA
- the LOC125856949 gene encoding cysteine proteinase inhibitor 1-like, translating to MAIKFNHILGALFVVVATVLLRVSDAKGSRKEAIVGGWNPITNLTDPEVVKIGKFAVDEHNKEAKTKLEFQEITKGESQVVAGINYRLVISAKDGDSPHNYLAEVWDKPWEKFRNLTSFVECSLENGEQQCMLT from the coding sequence ATGGCCATCAAATTCAATCACATCCTTGGGGCTCTCTTTGTGGTGGTTGCCACCGTTCTCCTCCGTGTCTCCGACGCAAAGGGCAGTCGAAAAGAGGCTATCGTAGGTGGTTGGAATCCCATAACCAACTTAACTGACCCTGAGGTCGTGAAGATAGGAAAATTTGCAGTTGATGAGCACAACAAAGAGGCAAAGACAAAATTGGAGtttcaagaaataacaaaaggaGAAAGCCAAGTTGTTGCCGGAATTAATTATCGACTAGTCATCTCTGCCAAAGACGGTGACTCACCACATAACTACTTAGCAGAAGTGTGGGACAAGCCATGGGAAAAATTTAGGAACCTTACTTCCTTTGTAGAATGTAGCCTAGAAAATGGAGAACAACAATGTATGCTTACTTAA
- the LOC125856961 gene encoding cysteine proteinase inhibitor 1-like produces the protein MAIKFNPVLVTLFVVASTILLHISDARSVRREALAGDWEPITSITKEVTEIGKFAVDEHNKVAKTTLEFQKVIKGENQVIEGINYRLVIEAKDGDLTHSYLAEVWDKPDKSKSLTSFKQLPEA, from the coding sequence atggcTATCAAATTCAACCCCGTCCTTGTGACTCTCTTTGTGGTGGCTTCCACCATTCTCCTCCATATCTCCGACGCAAGAAGCGTCCGGAGAGAGGCTTTGGCGGGCGATTGGGAGCCCATAACCAGTATAACGAAGGAGGTGACAGAGATAGGAAAATTTGCGGTGGATGAACACAACAAAGTGGCCAAGACAACATTAGAGTTTCAAAAAGTaataaaaggagaaaatcaagttattGAGGGAATAAATTATCGGTTGGTCATTGAGGCCAAGGACGGTGATTTGACGCATAGCTACTTGGCTGAGGTGTGGGATAAGCCTGATAAATCTAAGAGTCTCACTTCCTTTAAACAATTACCAGAAGCGTAG
- the LOC125856960 gene encoding cysteine proteinase inhibitor 1-like — MAIKFNPVLVTLFVVASTILLHISDARSVRREALAGDWEPITSITEEVTEIGKFAVDEHNKKAKTTLEFQKVIKGENQVIEGINYRLVIEAKDGDSTHNYLAEVWDKPDKSKSLTTFKQLPEA; from the coding sequence atggcTATCAAATTCAACCCTGTCCTTGTGACTCTCTTTGTGGTGGCTTCCACCATTCTCCTCCATATCTCCGACGCAAGAAGCGTCCGGAGAGAGGCTTTGGCGGGCGATTGGGAGCCCATAACCAGTATAACGGAGGAGGTGACAGAGATAGGAAAATTTGCGGTGGATGAACACAACAAAAAGGCCAAGACAACATTAGAGTTTCAAAAAGTaataaaaggagaaaatcaagttattGAGGGAATAAATTATCGGTTGGTCATCGAGGCCAAGGACGGTGATTCGACGCATAACTACTTGGCTGAGGTGTGGGATAAGCCTGATAAATCTAAGAGTCTCACTACCTTTAAACAATTACCAGAAGCGTAG
- the LOC125856152 gene encoding cysteine proteinase inhibitor 1-like, protein MAIKFNSILGTLLVVVATVLLHVSEVQGGRKIVINGDDWVDIPNLQDPKIVEVGRFAIHEINKEAKTELVFLKVIAGQSQIKSTEATINFKLLISALDRDSPHYYQVMVSDKERGKSRNLTSFKECTKFDKDIYTCRS, encoded by the coding sequence atggcaATCAAATTCAATTCCATCCTTGGGACTCTCTTAGTGGTGGTTGCCACCGTGCTCCTCCATGTCTCCGAGGTACAAGGCGGTCGGAAAATAGTAATTAACGGAGACGATTGGGTTGACATACCCAATTTACAAGATCCTAAAATAGTGGAAGTAGGAAGATTTGCGATCCATGAGATTAATAAAGAGGCTAAAACAGAATTAGTATTTCTAAAAGTAATAGCTGGACAAAGTCAAATAAAATCTACTGAGGCAACTATTAATTTTAAACTGTTGATCTCCGCCCTTGATCGTGATTCACCACATTACTATCAGGTCATGGTGTCAGACAAGGAGCGGGGGAAATCTAGGAACCTCACTTCCTTCAAAGAATGTACTAAATTTGATAAAGATATATACACATGTCGGAGTTGA
- the LOC125856154 gene encoding uncharacterized protein LOC125856154 → MVAEKVGVPLLMLAEKEGNEEKREFLDLTKGITYTMNFPQLVGKRCLGVGIPGWLFTADGEGNMNLFHLNSRSLIQLPHMTTLKGFDSDNERGYCEYYVQKAVLSSDPHSTDDYILMINQGVPRTLAYWKPGKNGFITVETRKATYSDVTWHDGLFYGVDVRGNVVILDFRGGLEPTIGRIVQGIPSDFICGMKLYIVHSQGELFVITRDGICNHPETKTYGVEEFVVCKVDVDNNEISYEEVNDLDNRSLFLGFSASVAVDVEQYGCKANHIYFTDDCSTAYYSSEKGGGKDMGIYNLLDDTIEPHYTGESYHRFSPPIWIFNTPFSA, encoded by the coding sequence ATGGTTGCGGAGAAAGTTGGAGTTCCATTGTTGATGCTCGCAGAGAAGGAAGGGAATGAAGAAAAACGTGAGTTTTTGGACTTAACCAAAGGTATCACTTACACCATGAATTTTCCACAACTTGTTGGAAAACGCTGTTTGGGTGTTGGAATTCCAGGGTGGCTTTTCACAGCAGATGGGGAAGGGAATATGAATTTGTTCCATCTCAATTCTCGTTCTCTGATACAATTGCCTCACATGACCACATTGAAAGGTTTCGATTCTGATAATGAACGCGGTTACTGTGAGTATTATGTTCAAAAAGCCGTGCTTTCTTCAGATCCTCATTCAACTGAtgattatattttaatgattaATCAAGGAGTTCCTCGTACGTTAGCTTATTGGAAACCTGGAAAAAATGGTTTTATCACAGTTGAAACACGCAAAGCCACTTATTCTGATGTAACATGGCATGATGGACTATTTTATGGGGTTGATGTTCGAGGAAACGTTGTAATATTGGACTTCAGAGGAGGGTTAGAACCAACTATTGGAAGGATAGTTCAAGGCATTCCCTCTGATTTTATCTGTGGAATGAAACTCTACATTGTGCATTCTCAAGGTGAACTATTTGTCATCACTCGAGATGGAATTTGTAACCATCCCGAAACAAAGACCTATGGTGTTGAAGAATTTGTTGTTTGCAAGGTTGATGTTGATAATAATGAGATCAGTTATGAAGAGGTTAATGATTTGGACAATAGATCACTCTTCCTCGGATTTAGTGCCTCTGTGGCTGTTGACGTTGAACAGTATGGATGCAAGGctaatcatatatattttactgATGATTGTTCTACCGCATACTATTCTAGTGAAAAAGGAGGCGGCAAGGACATGGGAATATATAACTTGCTTGACGATACAATTGAGCCTCACTATACTGGTGAATCCTATCACAGATTTAGTCCACCTATATGGATCTTCAACACTCCTTTTTCTGCTTAG